Part of the Bos taurus isolate L1 Dominette 01449 registration number 42190680 breed Hereford chromosome 1, ARS-UCD2.0, whole genome shotgun sequence genome is shown below.
ttttaaaatatgtgagaaACCTAGAAATTGGATGGTTATTCCTACTTCTTTCATCTCtttcaaaaagtttttttaagattctgtcaTTCTCAGAATAGGGAGATACTGGCTAGTATTTTGTTGGAAGGCTGAGTTTGTTTCTCCCTGATGTGTTCCCTATTGATTAGTACATGACTAAGATTCAGTTTGTAAGAACTTGATTCCCTGTGTGGTTTTCAGGGAATTTTTGGTTGTGTTGTTCATGCTTACTTTACATTTGTGATCCTTTTCCTTGAGGTATTGGTAGGGTTTTAATGTGTTAGCGCTGAAGAGTTTTGTGAGCCCTGAAAGTGGTCTTTGAATTTTTTGTGTTTAGGGGCTTTTCTAGCTGATTTTATGGATTTAACCATAGACCAAGGTTTAAAGCTAACTTTATGCTTTTAGATTTGGCCTTCTAGACAAGGTAAATAACCTTGCATATATTTCCAAACCAGTTAATAGCCAACATAATTGCAAAAGGGTTTACTTAATTTTAAGACTACCTCTGATATGAAAGGTAGGAGGTAGAGACAGTGTTTCTGTGTTAGCCTAACAAGTGTCAGTACAGAAGAAGACTTAGTGTTCCAGTGGTTTCTCCTATTCCTGGTCTGAGAAATGATTGTTCATAAAATACATCTGCATATAGCCAATTAGTTTTAGAGGTTTAGTGAAAAGTCTTATAATTTCACAAATACTGTTATTTTTGACCCTTGATCTGCTAGAAACCTCATTAAAGTTTATTCTGAGGCTATAAcgactttcttttccttcttggtgAACAGATTGGTAAAGCACCTCAGCTTAGAATAAGGCTTTTCTGTTTTACTGAAGCAAGAGGCTTAAAAGAGGATCTTgactttttactctttttttcagatGAACTGATTTTTGTTAACTATAGTTATTTTATCGGTAATCTTTTAACTCTTATTGTGAGGCACCCATATCGTCTCCCTGCTAGAGCAGattgctttcttttgtttccacTAAAGGTCATAATCTTTCCATGAAGTCATCTTTGTAGCATTGGAATAAACAAAGGTGTTAGAGTCCCTCTTTCTACCTTATCTTCTAGATTAGCTTTTGCCTGTTGAATGATTGCAGAAACTGCATCCCCAATTTGAGAACCTCTTTATCCCAGGAGAGGAGGATTGTGCTTTTGAATGTCCAGAATATTTGCCAGAGGAAGTCAAAGGATTGTTAGTTGGGGTCCTCAAAGCTGTAGTGCCTTTCTTAAACATTCCTCGATGATAAAAGTAGCTATTTTCACTAATAATTAGGGGTGTCATCTTTTACTTTGACTCTTTATTAACTCATGGCAGGAAGGGAGAGTAGCCATGTTTCGTAGCCATGTTTCATGCCACTTCACACCATTTTGTGTGACTTTGAAATTTAGAGTCATTTGGGGTATAGAGACCAGAATTCATTTTGCCCACTGAGTTACTCTTTTTCTAAACTTTAAGCCTTGTTTCTTCTGTGTTGCATGTAGGTTTTGTCCTTAAGCATCATAGGAAAGATCTTCCAAattttctccactgttctcttAAGTCACAGAACGTATTCAAAAATGTTTTGGGCTGTGATTTAGATGAATTTTCTACCTTTATCCTTTTAAGAACGGCTGGAGTGTTTTATTCTGCAAGTCTGCCACACAGGGCGGTCTCTTGTGATAAAGTTTTATGCCACTTCAACATTGATTGTTACCCCTACAGCAACTTACCTGTAATGTTGATTCCTTTTGAGTCAAGCCATTTTAATTCTGTGTTGGGCAGGAAGATTCATGAGATTAATTAATGCCTTTAAGTTAGATGAAGGTGGATAACCTGAAATGTTGTCTTGTTTGATGATACCTTGGTTAGCTGTCAGACTGAGTTAATTGTTATCTTTTCCACTATTTCTATTTTGGTGCCTTGGCAGAACGTTCCTTTAGCTTTTTTCTCTAATTATATGTCTTTGGTTCACCAAACTAGTTATCCTGTTTGGCCATTTCTTCGCTAGTTCCTTTTAGAGATTTTGTTTTTGTACAACCTACCTACCAGCTAGTCACAGCTACGATAGGGAAAAGCTTAGGTATAAAGTATGTATCTAGATTCTGTTTTTTACATACAGTTCCTGAACTTCCTTCCTGAAAGTAGATTAGGAGCCTGTGATCTAAACTGTTGCAGTTTTAATATGTCCTTTCTGTATATAACTTTTCTAACTGCTTATTCCCAGTTTCCCATCGATTGGCCCTGGCTCATCTACAGTTAGCTGAGGAAAATCTCTGGTACCCTCTTAATTCTTACCTCTGCAGTTCATTCACTGCCTTTCGACTGTAGCTTCATCTGGTTGCTTTGAGATCCGTAAGGGCTTCCTACATAGTTGGATGGACAGGGTCTACAGATCTAGGCTCCTTCAAGCTGGTCCTTGCTCTCTAGGTTTCTGTTCTTCCTCTGTGACTTGAAACAGTACTGTCCTTGTCTTTTTTCTCCACTCAGcaataaataaaagttgaaaataaagtaaattttacaaatttcataggttttttttttttttttaattgatggcaGTTTGACTGAAATAATAGGTATGAGGTATAGGTGTCATAGTTAATAAGGTTCTTTCTCACCCTAGTCTTTACGGAGTAACATTCCCAAAACAATCCTTGGGCAGTTCCCTTAACTGCTTGGCTTGGGCACCCATTTCTGAAGAGAGTGGGGTCAGTTAACTCTTATCCCTGCTCCCCAAGAAAGGTGGAAGTTCAAGTTAATTGGCTTATGTCAATTGGAGCAACGTAACTATTATACCAGGTATATTCAGTTCCTGCCCTTACTATGTTTTCTTATCTTGGAAGGGGATTGCTTTCCCTCACCATTTATCTCACCACaacttatttgtttttaaagttgcCCAGAAAGTATACAAATTAAACTTTTGACATCTACGTGTAGGAATCCCGTTCTGCTTCCAGAAGTGGAAGTGCTCATGGATCTGGGAAATCTGCAAGGCATACCCCTGCAAGGTCTCGCTCCAAGGAAGATTCCAGGCGTTCCAGATCAAAGTCCAGGTCCAGATCTGAATCTAGGTAAGAAAGACTGTCTTGGGATTTTCTTGTTACTCTTAGCTTTCAAACTGGTGTGTGCTTTTGTAAACTAGGAAGATAGAGAGGGTTAGATCATTTGTTGGCTTATTTAATATTGGTACGAGAAATGAACTTAATTGTTAAGTTCTGGGAGACAAAAGACTAAGTGGCTAAGAGCCTGGGCTTTTGGTGTTAGGGTTCATATCTTACCTCTCTGTTTTTTTCTGGCTTGGGCAGATTACTTAACCTTTTCAATCTTaacttccttatctataaaagatGAATTAGCAATAGTACCAGTTCTTCAgaattgttgtgaggattcaCTGAGTTTATGTGAACTGCTTATTAGTATGGCAAAAAAAGACTACAGAGCATTGGCTTTTAGAAACTGCAATTCTTGATAAATAGGTGTAGTCTAGTATGACAAATGTActataaaacaaaaaaccttaacacagcacttttttttttttttttttaaatgttcaagtgTAGGCTATATATCCTGGTTTGCCCAGGTCAGCCCCAGCTTGATGCCTACTGTCAGGCATAATTAACAGTGccccttttctctctcacacTGTATTCTTCCTGGGTTAGATGACAGTTCATATGATCACTGTAGTTAAGAGCAACTGGTTGATTTTAAAACTGCTGGAGAATACTGCTTGTAATGGTGATGTTATCATAAGTCAATTATGGGCATAATGCAAGAAGCTTAAAAATGAAGGATGGTATTGTGAAGGGTAAAGGTGGACACAAATCAGGCTAGTATGAAATGTTGcatgttttgtgatttttaatagatactgtgttgtttaatctctttAATTATTTAAGATATGATGGAAGGGACCTTTAGTTACTGATGGTTTTGGAACTCTTCCTAGCACAGAAATGACAATATACAAAAGAAAAGTATTGATCCCACTACATACCTGGATTGTGTGTTTTACCTTTTGAAGCTTAACTTTAGAATAACGTTTTGAAAGAATTAAAAGCCATATCTTGCCGTCAGCTATTCAGTCATAACCTTGAAGCCCTTGTCTTTCAGGTCTAGATCCAGAAGAAGTTCTCGGAGGCATTATACAAGGTCACGATCTCGGTCCCGGTCCCATAGAAGATCTCGTAGCAGATCTTACAGCAGAGATTATCGAAGACGGCATAGCCACAGTCATTCTCCCATGTCTACCCGCCGGCGTCATGTTGGGAATCGGGTAAGGTGAAAACAATTATTTCTGAAGTAGTGGACACTGTATGAAGCCACTTTATAATTGATGTATAGTATATTCCCCTCTGTTTTTGGTGTTTTGTTCTGTAATAATTTAAAACTGATAACTTTTGATGCTGgagctttagcatgattcctcTCTAGAGCCTTTTCAGTgtttggagatttttttctttttaaaagattatctCCCATATATGGTCTACATTTGAGCTGTTGATCACAAAAATTTAAGATACTGTCACACTAACAGCACATCAAATAAAAAATTCTCTGTGCGATACGGTTAATATAGTTAGATCATATATCTATGTTCCATACTATTGTTTGAGTTTTCTGGGtttaatatgctttaaaatatgctATGATTTTCCCATTTAGTTTTAAGCAAGTTTCTTTCCAGTTTTAAAGCTTTGCTTGtcttccatgctgctgctaagtcacttcagtcgtgtcagactctgttcaaccccatagacggcagcccaccaggctcccccgtccctgggcttctccaggcaagaacactggagtgggttgccatttccttctccaatgcaggaaagtgaaagtgaactcgctcagtcgtgtctgactcttagcgacctcgtggactgcagcctaccaggctgctccgtccatgggattttccaggcaagagtactggagtggagtgccattgccttctccatgtcttCCATGAGAAGTTACAAATGAGATGGCATTTAGTGTGTTTCTTTTGtggtttttattgaaaaatatacaagtagaCCTATAGGGAGTGTATGTTTTTGAAAGTGGGGTGGAATTTAACTATAAAATGTATGTGCGAAGTAGTGAAACCTTTAAGCAAACTCATGGCAACTGGGATGTcagcaacatttattatttttttttataaataatataataatataaacatttattataataGTTGACGCTGCTTaatatctgttttaaaaaagtttggTACACATCTGTAGTTTCACTTGTACGTATATTTGAACACTTACGATTTTTCTATAGAAATCAAGCTGAATGTACTTCTGTATCTCTTTGGCAGTTTAGAGCCTCCTATTGTGTGAATGGTATATCTTAATTCACCATTATGAAGTTTTACCTCTCCTCTTGCCCCAGCTTATAGAGACATAGTTCTCTGCATACATGCTTGTGATGCTGATGTaacattacttttaaaatgctgttttatttcattgttatCTTTTCATATTAGTGACAGTTTGGCGGGGGGAGTTGATATgtgatgctttttaaaagtttttttttaatctatttttctatttctaggcAAATCCTGATCCCAACTGTTGTCTTGGAGTATTTGGATTGAGCTTGTACACTACAGAAAGAGATCTAAGAGAAGTGTTCTCTAAATATGGCCCAATTGCTGATGTATCTATTGTATATGACCAGCAATCTAGACGTTCAAGAGGATTTGCCTTTGTATACTTTGAAAATGTAGATGATGCCAAGGAAGTAAGTAAAAAGTCTTGTAcctttgtgttaaaaaaaaaaaaggtatatacaCATGCTTTCACTTTTACACACACGCTCAGAGTCTTTAACTATTCTTCCTTGGATGACTTTTGCTTTAGTAATTCcatcagtcgtgtcagactctttgcaatcccatggactatgcagtccatggaattctccaggccagaatattgaagtgagtAGCATATCTTTTAATGTGGAAATTTCAAAGATTTGTAGCATAACAGCAAAGTGACAGTTTGGTTCTAAATTCCAACTCAGTCTCTTCCACCATTTTATTTGAAGTAAATTCAAACATAGTCAACTGTTCTCAGATGTGTGCCTAGATACAGATATTTCTAAAATAGAAGAATATTAATAGTCCAGTTTGGAATATTTAATGAGTGTTTACATCAGATtactttctaaaatgaaaacattaagaagTGATAAAACCATGACTCAGGATAAAGGAACTGGTTTTGATTGTATACTGTATACTGGCAAGTGATTTTATGTTTTGGATGTTGAGGTAGAACATAGGAAGTAActttttttggccttgaggcttatgggatcttagtttcccaaccagggattgaacctgggccacggcagtgaaagcaccaagtcctaaacATTGGAcctgtaaaattttttttacagagGCTAAAGTAAAAATTCGATGTGTGACTCCTGGCCCATTTAAGAAATTTGAACTTCAGATACATGGGGGTGATTGCTAAAGTCATCTCCGAGGACAGTAATAAGGAGGGGAGAATCTTGAGAAACTTAATGACAAGCCATCTGAGGTTAATATTGAGATTAATAATTTTGAgctctaaataaaattaaatgaatagaGTAAGCCCATCTACTAAAGGAAGAATTAAAAGCTGAATGCAGGTGGTTATAATTTAAGAGATTTAAGGAATGCTATGTCATTCAACTTCATTTTGGTAATAATTGATGTCAAAAATGTTAATAACATTTGTCCAAGGTTACTTACGGAATCGGcttctttgtttttctactttgtgtgtgtgtgtcctacaGAACCACAGTTCCCTTTCTGAAAGATAGTATATTTTGTATCTAAATCAGTAATGCCAAAAACTGCCTTGAGGCCTAAAACAATCAAACTAGAAAATAGCATAATTGGAATTAGAAATCTAAATTCTATTTAGATAGAGAGGTATTTGTTTAAATTGTGAATAAACTGCTATGTCTTTGGGAtggggtattttttttctttagtacagtatattttcattttaatgtttgaaaCTATATGTAATTCAAGCTTTCAACCCAGCTCTTTGCTTCCATAGCAGGGGTCCTCAAATTTGTGTAAAGGATTAGACAGTAACTATTTTGGGCTTTGGGAGCCATAAGAGCTCAATGACGGCTTTTCAACCCTACCATTGTAATGTAAAAGccatataaaatgcaaattaatgaGGGGCTTTGTTTCAGTAAAACATGGTCACttaattttgaatttcatttctgATGAAATACTACTTTGACACCCACACCTGTTTAAATTCTTAGCTCGTGGGTCATAGTTTGCCAACTGTGTACTATTTTATAGACTTATAGGTACTGTCAAATCTATAGTTGGTACAGTAATTTCAAATAGTTCATGGCTTAAGTTGGTGCTCacaggtggcttttttttttttttaatgaacttttcTAGGCTAGCTTTTGTAAGTAAAGATTTGATAGGCAGAAAAACTTATTAATAAGCTGTCAGATATAATGCTCAGGCCTAACTGAAACATCTAGTTGGGTTTTATATATAGATAATAGTTAATTTGGGGCTTTGTTCATGATTTATATAACAACTCATATCTTTTGAAGGCAAAAGAGCGTGCCAATGGAATGGAGCTTGATGGACGTAGGATCAGAGTTGACTTCTCCATAACGAAAAGACCACATACTCCAACACCAGGAATTTACATGGGGAGACCTACCTAGtaagtttgttttcaaggttGTTAAAATACTGACAGTTCACTTTAGGGCACAGGGAGGCTTTTGGCATTTCCAGCTGACTAAAACTtaaattcaatataaatatatttagtagAAACATTCGGTTGGTACCATAAATTGTGATGACATGTAATAGATTAATCACTTCCTACTTTTATCATAAAGAAATGCCATATATTTGACATTCCTGGGTAATTAAATGATTCTCATCAGACCAGTTTTCCCACTCTGGGAACTAGTAAAT
Proteins encoded:
- the TRA2B gene encoding transformer-2 protein homolog beta translates to MSDSGEQNYGERESRSASRSGSAHGSGKSARHTPARSRSKEDSRRSRSKSRSRSESRSRSRRSSRRHYTRSRSRSRSHRRSRSRSYSRDYRRRHSHSHSPMSTRRRHVGNRANPDPNCCLGVFGLSLYTTERDLREVFSKYGPIADVSIVYDQQSRRSRGFAFVYFENVDDAKEAKERANGMELDGRRIRVDFSITKRPHTPTPGIYMGRPTYGSSRRRDYYDRGYDRGYDDRDYYSRSYRGGGGGGGGWRAAQDRDQIYRRRSPSPYYSRGGYRSRSRSRSYSPRRY
- the TRA2B gene encoding transformer-2 protein homolog beta isoform X1, with translation MSTRRRHVGNRANPDPNCCLGVFGLSLYTTERDLREVFSKYGPIADVSIVYDQQSRRSRGFAFVYFENVDDAKEAKERANGMELDGRRIRVDFSITKRPHTPTPGIYMGRPTYGSSRRRDYYDRGYDRGYDDRDYYSRSYRGGGGGGGGWRAAQDRDQIYRRRSPSPYYSRGGYRSRSRSRSYSPRRY